A stretch of Lachancea thermotolerans CBS 6340 chromosome D complete sequence DNA encodes these proteins:
- the UTP21 gene encoding rRNA-processing protein UTP21 (highly similar to uniprot|Q06078 Saccharomyces cerevisiae YLR409C UTP21 Possible U3 snoRNP protein involved in maturation of pre-18S rRNA based on computational analysis of large-scale protein-protein interaction data) has product MTESYKKRKVPSKEDGARSFAKSKVLSPFRVVGNVSNGVPFAVGTLGSTFYIVTSVGKTFQIYDANNLNLLFVSETETESVITCLAAHFQYVFVGFGNKVGIYRRGKLERLLQLPDTGVTVTDICVFGEFLCVSANNNCVYIFKKAPEDKFATIFYTKFSVSQLQGSEIVSIIHLPTYLNKIVVVTKSNVLVYNVKSGKLLFVSDEFPHQITAAESAPVLDVVALGCASGEVILFNVKKARKIRTIKTPVRVSSLSFRTDGSAHLAVGASNGDLIFYDLDRRCRIHVLKNVHKENAGGISRACFLNGQPIVVTSGNDNQLKEYVFDPSLSQGDSEVVVQPPRFLRSRGGHSKPPSSILFADNQSHFILSASSDRSFWGFSLRKDAQSQELSQRQHKKKDGGRLAGSTMKEKFSEVLAMAIENSRQGEWENVLTAHKDEKFARTWDLATKRVGRWTLNTIDDGLAKSVAISPCGNFGFVGSSNGGIGVYNLQSGLPRKKYRLHKKSVTGIAVDGMNRKMVSCGLDGIVGFYDFSKSSFLGKLQLSAPITSMVYHRSSDLFALALDDFSIVVVDAVTQKVVRQLWGHSNRVSSFDFSPDGRWIVSTSLDSTIRTWDLPTGSCIDGVRLDNVATNIRFSPNADFLATTHVSGNGILIWTNRAQFRAFPARQIDEEEFAGISTSVSFGQNGASMLDGAFDAKESNDMGEVDFGHYASVDQVSSDLITLSLGPRNKLQTLLNLDVIRQRSKPIEPPKKPEKAPFFLQLTGEKVGDDTSVRENVATQDASELEKQRGVQNKQAEAEDKLMKHKPIVASFESQFTKLLREGSLDKSYSQFLDQLINLSPASVDLEIRSLNSFEPFHEIIWFLEALTEGLLSNKNFELYEAFMSLLMKAHGDVIHTNNQNEGLSAALRNWQEVHALKDRLDDIIKYCSSVANFVSTA; this is encoded by the coding sequence ATGACCGAATCttacaagaagcgcaaggtTCCGAGCAAGGAGGACGGTGCTCGCTCTTTTGCCAAATCAAAAGTCCTTTCCCCTTTCAGGGTTGTGGGAAATGTTTCTAATGGTGTACCATTCGCTGTTGGAACATTAGGTTCAACCTTTTACATTGTGACTAGTGTGGGCAAAACATTTCAAATATATGACGCCAACAACCTTAACCTACTCTTTGTTAGCGAAACAGAAACGGAGTCGGTTATAACCTGTCTTGCAGCACACTTCCAATATGTGTTCGTTGGATTCGGAAACAAGGTTGGCATTTACCGCAGAGgcaagcttgaaaggcttCTCCAACTCCCAGACACCGGTGTAACTGTTACTGACATCTGTGTATTTGGCGAGTTTTTGTGCGTCTCAGCAAACAACAACTGCGTTtacattttcaagaaggctCCAGAGGACAAGTTTGCTACGATTTTCTACACCAAGTTCAGTGTTTCCCAGCTTCAAGGCTCGGAAATTGTTTCCATAATTCACCTGCCCACTTATTTGAACAAAATTGTGGTTGTGACGAAATCGAATGTCTTAGTGTACAACGTCAAGTCTGGAAAGTTATTATTTGTTTCTGACGAGTTTCCACACCAAATAACTGCTGCCGAGTCTGCACCAGTACTGGACGTTGTAGCTTTGGGCTGTGCTTCGGGGGAAGTCATTCTATTCAATGTTAAAAAAGCTCGCAAGATTCGCACGATTAAAACTCCTGTTCGCGTATCCTCTTTGTCTTTCAGGACCGATGGGTCCGCTCACTTGGCCGTTGGTGCATCTAATGGTGACTTGATTTTTTACGATTTAGACCGCCGTTGCCGTATTCACGTTCTTAAGAATGTGCATAAAGAGAATGCTGGTGGAATATCTAGAGCCTGTTTCCTAAATGGTCAACCAATTGTTGTCACTTCAGGTAATGATAATCAACTGAAAGAATATGTTTTTGATCCTTCACTCTCTCAAGGTGATTCAGAGGTTGTTGTGCAACCTCCACGTTTCCTGAGATCAAGAGGTGGGCACTCAAAACCCCCCAGTTCTATCCTCTTCGCAGACAACCAATCCCATTTTATTCTTTCCGCTTCAAGTGATAGATCATTTTGGGGGTTTTCGTTGCGCAAAGACGCACAGTCTCAAGAGCTCTCGCAGAGGCAGCACAAAAAGAAGGATGGTGGCAGACTTGCGGGGAGCACTatgaaagagaagttcTCTGAAGTACTGGCTATGGCCATTGAAAACTCTAGGCAGGGCGAGTGGGAGAATGTCCTTACTGCCCATAAGGACGAAAAGTTTGCAAGAACTTGGGACCTTGCTACCAAAAGGGTTGGTAGATGGACACTAAACACAATCGACGATGGCTTGGCGAAAAGCGTTGCTATCTCACCCTGTGGAAACTTCGGTTTTGTCGGATCTTCCAACGGCGGTATTGGTGTGTATAATCTCCAAAGTGGCTTGCCTAGAAAGAAATACAGACTGCACAAAAAGTCAGTAACGGGCATCGCTGTTGATGGGATGAACAGAAAAATGGTGTCTTGCGGGTTGGATGGGATAGTGGGATTTTATGATTTCAGTAAATCTTCGTTTTTGGGGAAACTCCAGCTGAGTGCACCCATAACGTCTATGGTTTATCATAGGTCCTCCGATCTTTTTGCTCTTGCATTGGACGACTTTTCtattgttgttgttgacgCAGTAACTCAGAAAGTTGTAAGGCAGCTCTGGGGCCACTCTAACAGAGTTAGTTCGTTTGACTTTTCCCCAGATGGCCGCTGGATTGTCTCCACATCTTTGGATTCCACTATCAGGACATGGGACTTGCCCACTGGAAGCTGTATTGATGGTGTCAGACTTGACAACGTTGCCACAAATATAAGATTCTCACCAAATGCCGACTTCTTAGCGACAACCCACGTCAGTGGAAATGGAATTCTCATATGGACTAACCGCGCACAATTTAGAGCATTCCCTGCAAGACAaatcgatgaagaagagtttgCTGGAATTTCCACATCTGTGTCTTTTGGACAAAATGGTGCTTCGATGCTCGATGGTGCATTCGACGCAAAAGAGTCGAATGATATGGGTGAAGTTGATTTTGGTCATTACGCATCTGTCGATCAAGTGAGCAGCGACTTAATCACACTTTCTCTCGGACCAAGAAATAAACTACAAACGCTCCTGAACTTGGATGTCATCAGACAACGCTCAAAGCCAATCGAACCTCCCAAAAAGCCTGAGAAAGCGCCCTTTTTTCTACAGCTTACTGGTGAAAAGGTGGGTGACGATACCTCTGTAAGAGAAAATGTGGCCACACAAGATGCCTCCGAACTAGAAAAACAGAGAGGCGTTCAGAACAAACAGGCCGAGGCGGAGGACAAATTGATGAAGCACAAGCCGATTGTGGCTAGTTTCGAGTCCCAATTTACTAAGTTATTGAGAGAAGGAAGTCTCGACAAAAGTTACTCACAGTTTTTGGATCAACTGATAAATCTTTCTCCTGCATCGgttgatcttgaaatcaGATCCCTCAATTCGTTCGAGCCTTTCCACGAGATTATATGGTTTTTGGAGGCCTTGACAGAAGGACTGCTCTCAAATAAGAATTTTGAGCTTTACGAAGCTTTCATGAGCTTGCTGATGAAAGCACATGGTGATGTTATTCACACGAACAACCAGAATGAGGGTTTGTCCGCAGCACTGCGGAACTGGCAAGAAGTTCACGCACTTAAGGACAGGCTAGACGATATCATAAAATACTGCTCAAGCGTGGCAAATTTTGTCTCGACTGCTTAA
- the GAG1 gene encoding Gag1p (weakly similar to uniprot|Q06070 Saccharomyces cerevisiae YLR407W Protein of unknown function green fluorescent protein (GFP)-fusion protein localizes to the cell periphery) — protein sequence MVPKARKSSSSPLGGSIRQFLHRCKVGLHKMSKEALDTESSEEYNTVNGLFDTGPSKGASQERTSEERNSSTSVTLTREMPLTDEEDELDSEVEEPGDAPGAKDAQTFATFDVVQECAKLRAATGEPFVRAEEVWRRRRDLWVSTTNGSYLETAEKNREVFKEIAPRQYVRIYRKLVVDGVPLKRPLNLQDAMQVVNAGWVETQKWERAAKGLA from the coding sequence ATGGTACCTAAAGCTCGCAAAtcctcgagctctcctCTCGGAGGCTCCATACGCCAGTTTCTTCACAGATGCAAAGTGGGGCTCCACAAGATGTCGAAAGAGGCCCTTGATACGGAGTCCAGCGAAGAGTACAACACTGTCAACGGGTTGTTCGACACTGGACCGAGCAAAGGAGCCTCTCAGGAAAGGACTAGTGAGGAGCGGAACAGCAGTACGTCTGTGACACTGACGCGCGAGATGCCTTTAacagatgaagaggatgaaTTAGATTCAGAGGTCGAAGAGCCGGGCGACGCACCGGGAGCGAAAGATGCGCAGACCTTTGCAACATTTGATGTCGTGCAAGAATGTGCCAAGCTGCGAGCCGCCACCGGGGAGCCTTTTGTGAGAGCCGAGGAAGTCTGGAGGAGGAGGCGTGACCTGTGGGTTTCAACTACAAACGGTTCCTATCTAGAAACTGCAGAGAAAAACAGAGAGGTGTTTAAGGAGATTGCTCCGCGCCAATATGTTCGTATTTACCGCAAGCTGGTCGTGGACGGAGTACCGCTGAAGCGGCCTCTCAACTTACAGGACGCGATGCAAGTCGTCAACGCGGGTTGGGTAGAAACTCAGAAATGGGAAAGGGCTGCAAAGGGACTGGCGTGA
- the BLS1 gene encoding Bls1p (similar to uniprot|Q06071 Saccharomyces cerevisiae YLR408C Hypothetical ORF) — protein sequence MSKASKEALLERALNKITKSQTNTNVAEAHEEIESNYAYINEKQLKRLVELHDTEFKDKCVVPLQRLYYKYSDTVLCDGDLQNWAELIDRDIRVLETTLAKVRDNQSGG from the coding sequence ATGTCGAAGGCATCCAAAGAAGCTTTGCTTGAGCGGGCATTGAATAAGATCACCAAATCCCAGACGAACACCAACGTCGCGGAGGCTCACGAAGAGATTGAAAGCAACTATGCCTACATAAATGAAAAACAGCTTAAGAGACTGGTGGAGCTTCATGATACCgagttcaaagacaagTGCGTTGTGCCATTGCAGAGGCTATATTACAAATACAGCGATACGGTCCTCTGCGATGGGGACTTGCAGAACTGGGCCGAGCTAATAGACAGAGATATTAGGGTGTTGGAAACCACCTTGGCCAAAGTGAGAGATAACCAGTCTGGAGGGTGA
- the RXT3 gene encoding Rxt3p (similar to uniprot|Q07458 Saccharomyces cerevisiae YDL076C RXT3 Hypothetical ORF) has product MAAITDMNEAYRQTQSQIYSLQQTILNSSRTHGQEPAPSRDQAGLHGGENGSGPHSGTPAAKVNSKPILELVAAHYAANRRHLGTLRYNAWSGAEARESVAQMEPDLEYMRLIMPRPFLPEYQASDINCLVSIEVSYEDIAAMSQPHSSNLHVTNNELWGSDIYTDDSDILLVLRHCGVIPSSSPQFHARTPANLADPDHVVGTIPPAPTAYDLEVDILLLPPLQTYSSSLKNGLKSRSWYTCHDGLSYGIYSIEVKPRDTSTQNIPLQDCTKTTEW; this is encoded by the coding sequence ATGGCTGCAATTACAGATATGAATGAGGCGTATCGGCAAACACAATCGCAAATATACAGCCTACAACAGACAATTCTCAATTCTTCGAGAACGCATGGACAGGAGCCGGCCCCCTCTCGAGACCAGGCTGGGCTCCACGGCGGGGAAAACGGCTCCGGGCCTCACAGTGGTACTCCAGCTGCGAAAGTCAACTCCAAGCCTATCCTGGAGCTGGTTGCGGCGCATTACGCAGCAAACAGGAGGCACCTGGGCACGCTGCGCTATAACGCGTGGAGCGGGGCCGAAGCGCGTGAGAGCGTGGCGCAGATGGAGCCGGATCTCGAGTATATGCGGCTGATCATGCCGCGCCCATTTCTGCCGGAGTACCAGGCCTCGGACATCAACTGCCTGGTGTCGATCGAGGTGAGCTACGAAGACATTGCCGCGATGTCGCAGCCTCACTCTTCCAACCTGCACGTCACAAACAATGAGCTATGGGGGTCCGACATATACACCGACGACTCTGACATCCTGCTGGTGCTCAGGCACTGCGGCGTGATCCCCAGCTCCAGCCCGCAGTTTCATGCCCGGACACCAGCCAACCTCGCGGATCCAGACCACGTGGTTGGCACCATACCGCCTGCACCCACGGCGTACGACCTCGAGGTCGAtatcctgctgctgccgccgctTCAGACCTACTCTTCCAGTCTGAAAAACGGCCTGAAGTCGAGGTCTTGGTACACTTGCCACGACGGCCTCAGTTACGGTATCTACTCCATCGAGGTTAAGCCCCGAGATACCTCGACCCAGAACATCCCGCTACAGGATTGTACCAAGACCACTGAATGGTGA
- the VAM6 gene encoding Vam6p (similar to uniprot|Q07468 Saccharomyces cerevisiae YDL077C VAM6 Protein involved in vacuolar morphogenesis) codes for MLTARLLSSTLADDVTSILPICETAKLLVSTAAGDVLVYAFEGHALKLSHTYSHLLKRNDTDTVINNLLYSDQLSTVFAICEKSIVLLNSTNLNQFDKIVDKRGIQQAWVFERQSESCHTTTALLYRPKKASSLKLFLWRDRTFSSVLEVNLNSKDEVVMSAEMGRGGFIIATNYSTYHWKLSNTNLTVFDKVVSPTYPHSIQDAIKEMESHKFKSGKANEPVASSNESILSRKMSFRQFFKVHDTNGELHNKKLIFQPASQPHPKMMDGKQKKIYELITDDSKLLYMSVRDGHEFYESNSDFDCMQYLSSKFLLLNSKKAVRIVDYEFGLPYLDLQVEEGIKKVFRTPDSTLLVWTSEDNLQIYRVFITDESDASSDEAAYQELESSGMSLSMKKIIFCEAILYPHDRVALCESFECDDLEETLDLYALKLRDLNVLWSLSCFERCQRCFEQVPKDPNLVKRLSKLQGFVIKEIFDIFIKFLAPPELVIGYCFSDFVPDALQDSMPSGTSVFNSEPIKQIPTQYIIKWCIPYLTDTRRVLYNLANGKKVEWKLEDRKIKVGIRFFQINHGQELDVGTLLKMVDTTLFNVYLKFNPSMVGPFTRVKNSCDFETVEKQLLKHKRIQELVDFYYQRGEHELALKLLIGLESQIKSEHQSDVANDIKTVVVEYIKKLPEQDSDTIFKYTKWLVEKFPEDKEFVISSVFMNFSPNCSRYDFINAYDFINGFDQSLSLKYLEFVIDAFKTTQKKVYMDLIQRYLENIHDDKNAKKLEALLRSTDCYEPRTVLRLFQNFIDSDESTNGVDRLVKRLKVYPLKIMGEHGQSLAILVGDLSNYNLASAYCYDVYVNDAETGLSLFSKLLDKLIKKAKLNDGDFKNVLKFLKEHGPRLDSIETLKKLPADMKLKDLNQILSKEIEASSNRRYTSRMERNLLQVALVDKTYQLNNELTRYCIIGDAQKCYVCHKHLKCNTGETFLMYDTPNAEVVTHYNCGKSMEQLLQAKKGNRHKIWGDLLK; via the coding sequence ATGCTCACAGCCAGACTACTATCATCAACCCTTGCTGATGATGTGACTTCGATTTTGCCAATATGTGAGACTGCGAAGCTATTAGTTTCAACTGCGGCCGGAGACGTCCTAGTTTACGCTTTTGAGGGACATGCACTGAAGTTATCTCACACCTACAGCCACTTATTGAAAAGAAATGATACAGATACAGTTATCAACAATCTGCTTTACTCAGATCAACTGAGCACAGTCTTCGCCATATGCGAAAAGAGCATAGTCCTGTTAAACAGTACAAATCTGAACCAGTTTGACAAGATTGTGGACAAGAGAGGCATCCAACAGGCCTGGGTATTTGAAAGGCAGTCCGAGTCATGTCACACAACTACCGCTCTACTATACCGTCCTAAAAAGGCGTCGAGcttaaagctttttctgtgGAGAGACCGCACTTTCAGCAGCGTCTTGGAAGTTAATCTCAACAGCAAGGACGAAGTGGTCATGTCAGCTGAAATGGGCCGTGGCGGATTCATTATAGCAACTAATTACAGCACTTATCACTGGAAGCTAAGCAACACGAATCTGACCGTGTTCGACAAGGTTGTTTCTCCAACGTATCCTCATAGCATTCAGGAtgctatcaaagaaatggaATCTCATAAATTCAAGTCTGGAAAGGCGAATGAGCCCGTTGCTTCATCAAATGAATCGATTTTGAGTAGGAAAATGAGTTTTAGgcagttcttcaaagtccATGATACTAATGGCGAGCTtcacaacaaaaagttgatctTTCAACCCGCTAGTCAACCGCATCCCAAGATGATGGatggaaaacaaaagaagatttaTGAATTGATTACGGATGATTCCAAGCTACTTTATATGTCTGTGAGGGACGGCCATGAATTTTATGAATCAAATTCCGATTTTGACTGTATGCAGTATCTGTCTTCGAAGTTTCTACTTCTTAACAGCAAAAAAGCAGTGAGGATTGTCGATTATGAATTTGGACTCCCTTACTTGGATTTGCAAGTGGAAGAAGGaatcaagaaggtttttCGAACGCCAGATTCTACATTACTGGTATGGACATCTGAGGACAACTTGCAAATTTACCGAGTGTTTATCACTGATGAATCAGATGCTTCTTCTGATGAAGCTGCTTACCAGGAGTTAGAAAGTTCAGGGATGTCACTatcaatgaagaaaataatCTTCTGCGAAGCCATCCTTTATCCTCATGACCGAGTTGCTCTGTGCGAAAGCTTTGAGTGCGATGACCTTGAGGAGACACTAGATCTATACGCATTAAAGCTTCGTGACTTGAATGTTCTATGGAGCTTAAGCTGCTTCGAACGCTGTCAAAGGTGTTTCGAACAGGTCCCCAAAGACCCTAACTTAGTTAAaaggctttcaaagctgcaAGGATTTGTCATAAAGGAGATTTTTGACATCTTTATTAAGTTCCTAGCCCCACCCGAGCTTGTTATTGGCTATTGCTTCTCTGATTTTGTTCCTGATGCCTTACAAGATAGCATGCCGAGCGGTACGAGTGTTTTTAATAGCGAGCCTATAAAACAAATTCCAACTCAGTACATCATCAAATGGTGCATTCCTTATTTAACAGATACAAGAAGGGTCTTGTATAACCTAGCCAATGGAAAAAAGGTTGAATGGAAACTGGAAGATAGAAAAATAAAGGTTGGGATAAGGTTCTTTCAGATAAATCATGgtcaagagcttgatgtGGGTACCCTCCTGAAAATGGTTGATACCACTCTCTTCAACGTCTATCTCAAGTTTAATCCCTCCATGGTTGGCCCTTTTACTAGGGTCAAAAACTCCTGCGACTTTGAAACAGTGGAAAAACAGCTGCTCAAACATAAGAGGATACAAGAATTGGTAGATTTTTACTACCAGAGAGGCGAACATGAGCTAGCActgaagcttttgattggATTAGAGAGTCAAATCAAATCTGAACACCAAAGTGATGTTGCAAATGATATCAAAACAGTTGTGGTGGAATATATCAAAAAGCTACCAGAACAGGATTCTGATACTATTTTCAAGTATACCAAGTGGCTTGTTGAGAAATTTCCCGAAGACAAAGAATTTGTCATATCTAGTGTATTCATGAACTTCAGTCCAAATTGTTCAAGGTATGACTTTATCAATGCGTATGACTTCATCAACGGTTTCGACCAAAGCTTATCACTGAAGTACCTAGAGTTCGTGATTGACGCATTTAAGAcaactcaaaagaaggtCTACATGGATTTGATCCAGCGATATCTTGAGAACATCCATGATGACAAGAATGCAAAAAAGCTAGAGGCCCTTTTGAGGTCAACTGACTGTTATGAGCCACGCACGGTTCTAAGACTATTCCAGAATTTCATTGACTCGGACGAATCTACCAACGGAGTTGACCGTCTCGTGAAAAGACTCAAGGTGTACCCTCTGAAGATCATGGGAGAACATGGGCAATCTCTTGCAATCCTAGTAGGAGATCTTTCAAATTACAACCTTGCTTCAGCTTATTGCTACGATGTTTATGTCAATGATGCTGAGACAGGGCTTTCACTTTTTAGTAAGCTCCTTGATAAGTTAATCAAGAAAGCAAAACTCAATGATGgcgacttcaaaaacgttttgaagtttttgaaggaacATGGCCCCAGGCTTGATAGTATTGAGACcctcaaaaagctgccaGCCGACATGAAACTGAAAGACCTAAATCAAATATTGTCGAAGGAGATCGAGGCTTCTTCGAATAGGAGATATACTTCAAGGATGGAAAGGAACCTGCTACAGGTTGCATTGGTTGACAAAACATATCAGTTGAATAACGAGCTAACTAGATATTGCATAATTGGTGACGCGCAAAAATGCTACGTGTGTCACAAGCACCTAAAGTGCAACACTGGCGAGACGTTTTTGATGTATGATACACCAAACGCAGAAGTTGTTACACACTACAACTGCGGAAAGTCCATGGAACAACTGCTACAAGCTAAAAAGGGCAATCGTCATAAGATTTGGGGCGACTTACTAAAGTGA